Part of the Sphaerochaeta associata genome is shown below.
TCAACCAAGAAACCAATGCGTGACGGCAGTCGTGTTGGTACGATTGTGCATATTCCTCCATCTCCGAGTTGGAAGAATGCATGTGTAGAGGTTCTCGGACTGAGGAGTTTGGAAGGCCAGAATGCAAGCATTGAAGAGGCCGAGATTGTTGTCAGCGGAGGTAAGGGCTTGAAGAAGCGGGACAACTTTACCTTGGTCGAGGACCTTGCAAAGGCTCTCGGCGGGGAAGTTGGAGCGAGCAGGGATGCAGTGGACCGCGGGTGGGCGGCCTATCCCCATCAGGTCGGACTCTCGGGCAAGACCGTCTCACCGCGCCTGTATGTGGCGGTGGGGATTTCGGGGGCCATCCAGCATCTTGCAGGCATCAAGACCGCAAAGTGCATTGTGGCGATCAATCACGACGAGCATGCAAACATTCTCGATCTCGCAGACTTCGCCCTGGTCGGAGATTTATTCACCATCCTGCCGGAGATTCAAAAGCGGCTGGAAGCAAGGAGGCAGGCATGAATTCGATATATGGAGTCGTCACCA
Proteins encoded:
- a CDS encoding electron transfer flavoprotein subunit alpha/FixB family protein; amino-acid sequence: MADVWTLSEYSEHGMKDVSLELLGRGRALADSLGVSLAAVVLGHGIEESALQSLIEHGADVVYVADDPCLADFTCESYANVLVPLIKEHKPQVMIAAATTTGRTLMPYVAVQVHAGLTADCTELAIEPGTGNLLQTRPAIGGNIMATIKSPDHRPQMATIRPRSTKKPMRDGSRVGTIVHIPPSPSWKNACVEVLGLRSLEGQNASIEEAEIVVSGGKGLKKRDNFTLVEDLAKALGGEVGASRDAVDRGWAAYPHQVGLSGKTVSPRLYVAVGISGAIQHLAGIKTAKCIVAINHDEHANILDLADFALVGDLFTILPEIQKRLEARRQA